The following nucleotide sequence is from Geoalkalibacter sp..
CTCATGTTACTCGTTCTGGCTTGCGTCCTGGTTTCGGCGGCGCCTGCTTTTGCGCAAACCGTGAAAATCGGCTATGTCGATCTGCAAAAGGCCCTTAATCTCTCTTCCGCCGGCAAGAGCGCCAAGGATCAAATTGCCGCGAAGGTCAAGGAATACGAAGGTCAGGTCGCAAAGCGCCAGGACGAACTGAAGAAAATGAAGGATGAACTGGAAAAGCAGGCTGTGCTGCTCTCCGATGAGGCGCGCGGCCGCAAGGAGCGCGAATATCAGCAGAAACTCAAGGATTTCCAGCGCTTCACCAAGGATATTCAGGATGAATTGCAGCAGAAGGACGCCGATTTCACCCGACGCATTCTTGAGGAATTGCTGCAGGTCATCAAGGAGTTCGGCGATCGCGAAGCCTACACCATCATTCTTGAAAAATCGGAGAGCTCCTTGTTGTATGCAGCGGATCACACGGATCTGACCGATCGCATCATCGAAGCCTACAACGCGCGCGGCAGAAAATAATTAAGGGGCGCAAGGACTGATTCCATGGTCCAACTCAAGGAACTTGCGGAACTCGTCGGCGCTCGGCTGATCGGCGACGAGACTCTCTCGATTTCGCGCGTTGCGCCCATCGATTCGGCCGCTCCCGGCGAAATCACTTTTCTCGCCAACCCGCGCTATGCCGCCAAGCTCGCAGGCTGCAAAGCCTCGGCCATCATTGTTCCCCCGGGCGTGGAATCCGCGGGGCATAGCCTGCTGGTCTGCGCCAATCCCTATCTGGCCTTCGCGCGCATCCTCGCCCGGCTGCAACCGCCGGTCGATGTGCCACGCGAAATCATGGCCGGTGCCCAGGTGCATCCCTCGGCGCGTCTCGGCGAGGGAGTCTGCGTTCATCCCGGTTGCTATGTAGGGCGGGAGGTCCGCATCGGCCGCGATACGATCCTTCATCCGGGCGTGGTGCTCTATGACGGCGTCAAGGTCGGTGACGCGTGCGTTCTTCATGCCAATGTCGTGGTCCGCGAAGACTGTCGCCTTGGCGATCGGGTGATCGTGCAGCCCAACGCGGTGATTGGTTCGGATGGTTTCGGCTATGCCCCGGACGGGCGGCGTTACGTGAAGATCCCGCAGGTCGGCATCGTGGAGATCGACGACGATGTGGAAATCGGCGCCGCCACGTGCATCGACCGCGCCGCCATGAGCGTGACGCGCATCGGGCGCGGCACCAAGATCGACAACCTGGTGCAGATCGCTCACAACGTGATTGTCGGCGAGGATACCATCATCGTGTCGCAGGTGGGGATTGCCGGCAGTACCCGCATCGGCGATCATTGCACCTTCGGCGGGCAGACGGGCATAGCCGGCCATGCCAAGATCGGCAATGACGTGACCATCGCCGCGCGCGGCGGGGTCACCGGCGACATCGCCGACGGCCAGGTTCTCTCCGGCGCGCCGGCCATGCCGCATAAGGATTGGCTCAAGGCGTCCATGACCTTTCCCAAGCTTCCCGAAATCCGCCGTGACGTTCAGCAACTCAAGAAAAAGCTGGCCGAACTCGAAAATCTGCTCAAGGAGAAGTGATCCGTCATGGTTCTTGATATTCATGACATCATGAAACTGTTGCCGCACCGCTATCCCTTCCTGCTCGTCGATCGCATCGATCTGCTTGAGCCGGGTGCGCGGGTGGTCGGAACGAAAAACGTCACGATCAATGAGCCGTTTTTTCAGGGTCATTTTCCCGGTCACCCCATCATGCCCGGGGTGCTCATCATTGAGGCCATGGCCCAGGTGGGCGGGGTATTCGCCATGGTCAGCGACAAGATCGGACCGGATAAAGTCACCTACTTCGTCGGGATCGACAACGCCCGATTCCGCAAGCCGGTGCGACCCGGAGATATCCTGCGCATGGAACTCGACCTGGGGAATTGCAAACGAGGCCTTTACTGTTTCAAGGGCCGTGCCTTCGTCGGCGAAACTCTGGTGGCCGAAGCCGATCTCAAGGCAACTTTTGCCGATCGCGACACGAATTAAGGTCCAATGATCCACTCCACGGCCATCATTCATCCCGCGGCACAACTCGGACACGATGTGCATGTCGGGCCTTACGCGGTCATCGGCGAGCATGTCGTCATTGGTGATCGCACCACCATCGGGCCTCACGCGGTCATCGAAGGACGTACCACCATCGGCTGCGACAACCGGATTTTTCAATTCGCCTCGGTGGGAGCCATTCCCCAGGATCTCAAGTACCGCGGGGAAGAAACCACCCTGCGCATCGGGGATCGCAATACCATCCGCGAGTTCGTCACCCTGCATCTTGGCACCGAGAGCGGGGGCGGGCAAACGGTCATCGGCAACGGCAACCTGTTCATGGCCTACTGTCATGTCGCCCATGATTGTCACGTCGGCAACCAGGTCATCATGGCCAATGGGTCGACCCTGGCCGGGCATGTCGAGGTTGGGGATCATGCTATTCTCGGCGGCTTGTCCGCCATTCACCAGTTTGCCCGGGTCGGTGCCCACGTGATGATCAGCGGCGGCGCCATGGTGAATCAGGACATCCCGCCCTATACCATCGCCCAAGGCGATCGCGCCCGCACGGTGGGGCTGAATCTGGTGGGCCTCAAGCGCCGCGGTTTTCCCCCGGAAACCATCGCGGCCATCAAGCTTGCCTACCGCCTGGTGTTTCGTGCGGGGTTGCGGCTCGAAGAAGCGCTGACACGGATCACCGCGGAGGTCGGATCTGTTCCTGAAGTGCTCGCGTTTGTCGAATTCATTCGCAACAGTCAGCGCGGTATCGCCCGCTGAGGGAGAAAGGATCAAGGGATGAGCATTCTGCGCGCCGGTGTCATCGGAGTTGGCTATCTTGGCCGCTTTCATGCCCAGAAATATGCCGCCCTTGAGGGCGTCGAACTGATCGGGGTTGCCGACAGCGATCCGAACCGTGCTGAGGAGGTGGCCCGGGAGGTGGGCTGCCGCGCTTTTGGCAACTATCGTGAGCTGCTCGGCCAGGTCGATCTGGTTTCCATCGTCGTGCCGACCCAGTACCACCACGAGGTGGCGCGTGCCTGCCTGGAAGCCGATGTGCATATTTTGCTGGAAAAACCGGTCACGCAGACCGTGGCCGAGGCCGAGGATCTGATTCGCCTGGCGGCCGAGAGAAGAAGAGTGTTTCAGGTCGGGCACCTGGAGCGGTTCAACCCGGCGGTGGTGGCGTTGAGCGGCGTCCTGAAAAACCCCATGTTCATCGAATCCCACCGCATGGCGCCCTACAAGCCGCGCGGCACCGATGTGAACGTGGTGCTGGATCTGATGATCCATGACATCGACATCATTCTTACGCTGGTCAAATCGGATCTGAAGCTGGTCAATTCAGTGGGGGTGCCGGTCATTTCCGATGAAGTGGATATCGCCAACGCGCGCCTGCAGTTTGAAAGCGGCTGCGTGGCCAATGTCACCGCCAGTCGGGTCAGCGTCGATACCATGCGCAAAATTCGCATCTTTCAGCCCGACGCCTACATCACCATCGACTATCAGGCACGCAAGATCGGCATTTTCCGCAAGGGCGGCGCGGGCATGCCCCTGCCCATGATTCCCAACGTGACCCTGGAGGAGCGCAGCTTCGATCAGGGCGACTCGCTCATGGACGAGGT
It contains:
- a CDS encoding OmpH family outer membrane protein codes for the protein MKRLMLLVLACVLVSAAPAFAQTVKIGYVDLQKALNLSSAGKSAKDQIAAKVKEYEGQVAKRQDELKKMKDELEKQAVLLSDEARGRKEREYQQKLKDFQRFTKDIQDELQQKDADFTRRILEELLQVIKEFGDREAYTIILEKSESSLLYAADHTDLTDRIIEAYNARGRK
- the lpxD gene encoding UDP-3-O-(3-hydroxymyristoyl)glucosamine N-acyltransferase; protein product: MVQLKELAELVGARLIGDETLSISRVAPIDSAAPGEITFLANPRYAAKLAGCKASAIIVPPGVESAGHSLLVCANPYLAFARILARLQPPVDVPREIMAGAQVHPSARLGEGVCVHPGCYVGREVRIGRDTILHPGVVLYDGVKVGDACVLHANVVVREDCRLGDRVIVQPNAVIGSDGFGYAPDGRRYVKIPQVGIVEIDDDVEIGAATCIDRAAMSVTRIGRGTKIDNLVQIAHNVIVGEDTIIVSQVGIAGSTRIGDHCTFGGQTGIAGHAKIGNDVTIAARGGVTGDIADGQVLSGAPAMPHKDWLKASMTFPKLPEIRRDVQQLKKKLAELENLLKEK
- the fabZ gene encoding 3-hydroxyacyl-ACP dehydratase FabZ, which produces MVLDIHDIMKLLPHRYPFLLVDRIDLLEPGARVVGTKNVTINEPFFQGHFPGHPIMPGVLIIEAMAQVGGVFAMVSDKIGPDKVTYFVGIDNARFRKPVRPGDILRMELDLGNCKRGLYCFKGRAFVGETLVAEADLKATFADRDTN
- the lpxA gene encoding acyl-ACP--UDP-N-acetylglucosamine O-acyltransferase; the protein is MIHSTAIIHPAAQLGHDVHVGPYAVIGEHVVIGDRTTIGPHAVIEGRTTIGCDNRIFQFASVGAIPQDLKYRGEETTLRIGDRNTIREFVTLHLGTESGGGQTVIGNGNLFMAYCHVAHDCHVGNQVIMANGSTLAGHVEVGDHAILGGLSAIHQFARVGAHVMISGGAMVNQDIPPYTIAQGDRARTVGLNLVGLKRRGFPPETIAAIKLAYRLVFRAGLRLEEALTRITAEVGSVPEVLAFVEFIRNSQRGIAR
- a CDS encoding Gfo/Idh/MocA family protein, whose translation is MSILRAGVIGVGYLGRFHAQKYAALEGVELIGVADSDPNRAEEVAREVGCRAFGNYRELLGQVDLVSIVVPTQYHHEVARACLEADVHILLEKPVTQTVAEAEDLIRLAAERRRVFQVGHLERFNPAVVALSGVLKNPMFIESHRMAPYKPRGTDVNVVLDLMIHDIDIILTLVKSDLKLVNSVGVPVISDEVDIANARLQFESGCVANVTASRVSVDTMRKIRIFQPDAYITIDYQARKIGIFRKGGAGMPLPMIPNVTLEERSFDQGDSLMDEVRAFVHSVREGKPPVVSGEDGKRALAVALEISGKLAPKFQG